A region of Candidatus Desulfarcum epimagneticum DNA encodes the following proteins:
- a CDS encoding Metal-binding protein, with the protein MEKILIVGCKKAMDDVCVGCSRCLVGFNRREGEFERYANEEAEIMGLINCGDCPGAAIVTRLAQVSLWNKPLGDKPTRIHIGPCLVDHCPHSEAIIGKIKAKSGVEVIEGTHPYKPDRIFA; encoded by the coding sequence ATGGAAAAAATTTTGATTGTCGGCTGCAAAAAGGCCATGGACGATGTGTGCGTCGGTTGTTCCCGATGCCTGGTGGGATTTAACAGAAGAGAAGGGGAGTTTGAGCGCTACGCCAACGAGGAGGCCGAGATCATGGGGCTTATCAACTGCGGGGACTGCCCCGGCGCGGCCATCGTGACCCGGCTGGCCCAGGTCAGCCTCTGGAACAAACCCCTGGGCGACAAACCCACCCGGATTCACATCGGCCCGTGCCTCGTGGATCATTGTCCCCACAGCGAGGCCATCATCGGGAAGATCAAGGCCAAGTCCGGCGTTGAGGTGATCGAGGGGACCCATCCTTATAAACCCGACCGTATTTTTGCCTGA
- a CDS encoding Cobyrinic acid ac-diamide synthase, translated as MKEIVVLSGKGGTGKTSLTAALASIAENKVICDADVDAADLHLLAAPDFGRTTDFTGGGLAVIDPDRCSQCGLCRELCRFEAIDEDFRVDGISCEGCGVCVDLCPEKAIDFPIQTCGQWFVSDSRLGSMVHARLGIAQENSGKLAALVRKEARDLAEAKGMDFILTDGPPGVGCPVIACLGGASAVLIVAEPTVSGLHDMKRVAELARHFKVPAMACVNKFDLNPGQTEAIETFCRENSLGFLGKIPFDPVWTQSMVQGRTVMERPGDLNVKTVVRGIWDQIRTAFKNI; from the coding sequence ATGAAAGAAATCGTCGTATTGAGCGGAAAAGGGGGGACCGGCAAGACCAGCCTGACGGCGGCGCTGGCCTCCATCGCCGAAAACAAGGTCATATGCGACGCCGATGTGGACGCGGCGGATCTTCATCTTCTGGCGGCGCCGGACTTCGGCCGGACGACCGACTTCACGGGCGGGGGCCTGGCCGTCATCGACCCGGACCGGTGCTCCCAATGCGGCCTTTGCCGAGAGCTTTGCCGTTTCGAGGCCATTGACGAAGATTTCCGGGTGGATGGCATTTCCTGCGAGGGATGCGGGGTCTGCGTGGATCTGTGCCCGGAAAAAGCCATTGATTTTCCCATTCAGACCTGCGGCCAGTGGTTTGTGTCCGACTCGCGCCTGGGCTCCATGGTCCACGCCCGTCTGGGCATCGCCCAGGAAAATTCCGGAAAGCTGGCGGCCCTGGTCCGAAAGGAGGCCCGGGATCTGGCCGAGGCAAAGGGCATGGATTTCATCCTCACGGACGGACCGCCCGGGGTGGGATGCCCGGTCATCGCCTGCCTGGGAGGCGCGTCGGCCGTTCTGATCGTGGCCGAGCCCACGGTGTCGGGCCTGCACGACATGAAACGGGTGGCGGAGCTGGCCCGGCATTTCAAAGTCCCGGCCATGGCCTGCGTGAACAAATTCGACTTAAATCCCGGCCAGACCGAGGCCATTGAGACCTTTTGCCGGGAGAACAGTTTGGGGTTTTTGGGAAAAATTCCCTTTGACCCGGTCTGGACCCAATCCATGGTCCAGGGGCGGACGGTGATGGAGCGTCCCGGGGATTTGAATGTCAAAACGGTTGTCCGGGGCATATGGGATCAAATCCGAACCGCGTTTAAGAACATATAA
- a CDS encoding Heterodisulfide reductase subunit A, with protein MRDQNMTENHQKALVIGAGIAGIQTALDLAKTGRDVVLIDKAVSIGGLVTRLDRTFPTNNCDLCSLSPDLSETGRREHIRLMAMTELSEFSGEAGRFEAVLKTRPRYIDPDKCTACGECVKHFSECVGFTPGLLHGAPACMRYPQSTPHAYSIDMDKCRDIEEVAAVCPAGAIFPDDRETFSKMTFGAVILATGAELFDYRILDNFGGGEFPNVVSGLEYERIMSASGPTSGELARPSDGKMPRKVAWLQCVGSRGINQNDVSYCSGVCCMYALKEAIVTKERFKDDIEAAVFYMDMRTSGKDYELYRNRAEQDYGVRLIQSRPHSIMEKDDTKDLELSYISGEESALETELFDMIVLSTGFRMPESMKGAAEVLGIELNRHRFVETPDFSPVETSRPGVYACGVCEGPKDIPETMIQSAAAMSLACRDLGDPRKGEGDDGAPVPERDVRDESPRVGVFVCDCGSNIGGVIDVARVAERAGDIPGVAVSQSAGHGCSAESIRLVQSVIQEQKLNRVVIAGCSPRTHEAKFQDAIRGAGLNRYLLEMANIRDQNTWAHMDQPQASSDKALEQIHMAVERVRLRRPMEDHSLPVNKDILVAGGGVAGMTAALTLAEQGFKVFLVEQSPQLGGMARNIRRTLSGQDVREFVADLIERTLSCGGIEVLTGSTIVDHQGMPGMFSTGVQVAPRMYYRRIDHGAAIIATGALHHTPDAYLLNGHEASITQYDLDSIIEDDPDSVKDWESVVMIQCVGSRDKDHPNCSRICCQTAIKNALRIADASPDARIYVFHKDIRTLGFQEDFYIKAREKGILFFRYDPENPPEARAEGDKIVVGGRDRVLGRNIEISADRLVLSCGMKADDEATEDLAAIFSLNRTADGFFLEEHTKLRPSDLSKPGFMTAGTAHGPKTIRESVAQAQAAAGRAMTFLSEDFIELGSSFAQVDSRRCAACLICVRACPYGVPFINADGRSEIDPAKCHGCGICASECPAKAIQLVQCDDDMISAELNGLFSERPMK; from the coding sequence ATGCGAGATCAAAATATGACTGAAAACCATCAAAAAGCGCTGGTGATCGGCGCCGGAATCGCCGGGATCCAGACGGCTCTGGATCTGGCGAAAACGGGGCGGGACGTGGTCCTGATCGACAAGGCCGTTTCAATCGGCGGGCTTGTGACCCGCCTGGACCGGACCTTCCCCACCAACAATTGCGATTTATGCTCCCTTTCCCCGGATCTGTCGGAAACCGGCCGCCGGGAGCATATCCGCCTCATGGCCATGACCGAGCTTTCGGAATTCTCCGGAGAGGCGGGCCGTTTCGAGGCGGTTCTGAAAACCCGTCCCCGTTATATCGATCCCGACAAATGCACGGCGTGCGGGGAATGCGTCAAACATTTCAGCGAATGCGTGGGTTTCACCCCGGGTCTTCTCCACGGGGCGCCCGCCTGCATGCGCTATCCCCAGTCCACCCCCCACGCCTATTCCATCGACATGGACAAATGCCGGGACATTGAGGAGGTGGCGGCGGTGTGCCCCGCCGGGGCCATTTTCCCGGATGACCGGGAGACTTTTTCCAAAATGACCTTCGGCGCCGTTATTCTGGCCACAGGCGCGGAGCTGTTTGATTATCGAATTTTAGACAACTTCGGCGGCGGCGAGTTCCCCAACGTGGTCTCGGGTCTGGAATATGAGCGGATCATGTCCGCCTCCGGCCCCACATCGGGAGAGCTGGCCCGGCCCTCGGACGGCAAAATGCCCAGAAAGGTCGCGTGGCTCCAGTGCGTGGGGTCCCGGGGCATCAACCAAAACGACGTGTCCTACTGCTCCGGGGTGTGCTGCATGTACGCCCTGAAAGAGGCCATCGTCACCAAGGAAAGATTCAAGGACGACATTGAGGCCGCGGTTTTTTACATGGACATGCGAACATCCGGGAAAGACTATGAGCTTTACCGGAACCGGGCCGAACAGGATTACGGGGTTCGCCTGATTCAAAGCCGCCCCCACTCCATCATGGAGAAGGACGACACAAAGGACCTGGAGCTGTCCTACATCTCGGGGGAAGAAAGCGCTCTTGAGACCGAGCTTTTTGACATGATCGTTTTGTCCACCGGTTTCAGAATGCCGGAGAGCATGAAGGGCGCGGCCGAAGTTTTGGGGATCGAGCTGAACCGGCATCGTTTTGTGGAGACACCGGATTTTTCCCCGGTGGAGACCTCCCGGCCCGGCGTTTACGCGTGCGGGGTGTGCGAGGGCCCCAAGGATATTCCCGAGACCATGATCCAGTCCGCCGCCGCCATGTCCCTGGCCTGCCGGGACCTGGGCGATCCCCGGAAAGGGGAGGGGGACGACGGGGCGCCTGTCCCTGAGCGGGATGTGAGAGACGAGTCCCCCCGGGTCGGGGTGTTTGTCTGCGACTGCGGCTCGAATATCGGCGGGGTCATTGATGTGGCGCGCGTCGCGGAGCGGGCCGGCGACATTCCCGGCGTGGCCGTGTCTCAGTCGGCGGGGCATGGGTGCTCCGCTGAATCCATCCGGCTCGTCCAGTCGGTCATTCAGGAGCAAAAGCTGAACCGGGTGGTCATCGCGGGCTGCTCTCCCCGGACCCATGAGGCCAAATTCCAGGACGCCATTCGCGGCGCGGGCCTGAACCGCTATCTCCTGGAGATGGCCAACATCCGGGACCAGAACACCTGGGCGCACATGGACCAGCCCCAGGCGTCTTCGGACAAGGCCCTTGAGCAGATTCACATGGCCGTGGAAAGGGTCAGGCTCCGCCGTCCCATGGAAGACCATTCCCTTCCCGTCAACAAGGACATACTGGTGGCCGGCGGCGGCGTGGCCGGCATGACGGCGGCTTTGACCCTGGCGGAGCAAGGATTCAAAGTTTTTTTGGTGGAGCAGTCTCCCCAGCTCGGGGGAATGGCCCGGAATATCCGCCGGACCCTTTCGGGACAAGACGTCCGGGAGTTTGTGGCGGACCTGATTGAGCGAACCCTTTCCTGCGGGGGGATCGAGGTTTTGACCGGGTCCACCATTGTGGACCACCAGGGCATGCCCGGCATGTTTTCCACCGGCGTCCAGGTGGCGCCCCGGATGTATTACCGGCGCATCGACCACGGCGCCGCGATCATCGCCACCGGCGCCCTTCACCACACGCCCGACGCCTATCTCTTGAACGGGCATGAGGCGTCCATCACCCAGTACGACCTGGACTCCATCATCGAGGACGATCCCGACTCCGTGAAAGACTGGGAAAGCGTGGTCATGATCCAGTGCGTGGGGTCCCGGGACAAGGACCATCCCAACTGCTCCCGGATATGCTGCCAGACCGCCATTAAAAACGCGCTCAGGATCGCCGACGCCAGTCCGGACGCCCGGATTTATGTGTTTCACAAAGACATCCGGACCCTGGGATTCCAGGAGGACTTTTACATCAAGGCCAGGGAAAAGGGGATTTTGTTTTTTCGATACGATCCTGAAAATCCCCCCGAAGCCCGGGCCGAAGGGGATAAAATCGTGGTGGGCGGAAGAGACCGGGTCCTGGGAAGGAACATCGAGATATCGGCCGACCGCCTGGTTTTAAGCTGCGGCATGAAGGCCGACGACGAGGCCACGGAGGATTTGGCCGCTATCTTCAGTTTGAACCGGACGGCGGACGGGTTTTTCCTGGAGGAGCATACCAAGCTCAGACCCTCGGATCTGTCGAAGCCCGGCTTCATGACGGCGGGGACGGCGCATGGCCCCAAAACCATTCGGGAGAGCGTCGCCCAGGCCCAGGCCGCGGCGGGCCGGGCCATGACGTTTCTGTCCGAGGATTTCATCGAACTGGGGTCGTCATTCGCCCAGGTCGATTCCCGGCGCTGCGCGGCCTGTCTGATCTGCGTTCGGGCATGCCCCTACGGCGTTCCCTTTATCAACGCGGACGGCCGCTCGGAAATCGACCCCGCCAAGTGTCATGGATGCGGGATTTGCGCCTCCGAGTGCCCCGCCAAAGCCATTCAACTGGTCCAGTGCGATGATGACATGATATCCGCTGAACTTAACGGACTTTTCAGCGAAAGGCCAATGAAATGA
- a CDS encoding Methylenetetrahydrofolate reductase, with product MNFQKKISSGEFVVLAEMDTPKGVDISELIINVRRIQGRVDAVVIPGMDSGVMRMSAIGGGALTRREGMEAVIHVCCRDRNRMALQGDILAAHALGIRNVVVVPAESMEKGDHRDAKPSDDLDETELVRAIRSLNSGTDMSGFELNGRPGMTIGCAISPFGNEKEMARQLKLANEKVRAGAEFVITPPVFDLERFKSFFENAKLLGVPVIPTVFLLKSVGIARYMANYEPGAHISEDMIRRIRKAPDREQECLKIAGETIAALRDVAQGVKIQTLGWESHLPAILRWAGI from the coding sequence ATGAATTTTCAAAAAAAAATATCGTCAGGCGAGTTTGTGGTCCTGGCCGAGATGGACACGCCCAAGGGAGTGGACATCTCGGAGTTGATCATCAACGTCCGCCGCATCCAGGGTCGTGTGGACGCCGTGGTCATTCCCGGCATGGACAGCGGGGTGATGAGAATGAGCGCCATCGGCGGGGGCGCGCTGACGCGCCGCGAGGGAATGGAGGCCGTGATCCATGTCTGCTGCCGGGACCGGAACCGGATGGCTTTGCAGGGCGACATCCTGGCCGCCCATGCCCTGGGGATCCGCAACGTGGTGGTGGTTCCGGCCGAAAGCATGGAAAAGGGAGACCACCGGGACGCCAAACCCTCCGATGACCTGGATGAGACGGAGCTGGTCCGGGCCATCCGCTCTTTGAACAGCGGGACGGACATGTCCGGGTTTGAGCTTAATGGCCGCCCCGGGATGACCATCGGATGCGCCATCTCTCCTTTCGGGAATGAAAAAGAGATGGCCCGGCAGCTCAAGCTCGCCAATGAGAAAGTCCGGGCCGGGGCCGAGTTTGTCATCACCCCGCCTGTGTTTGACCTGGAGCGTTTCAAGTCGTTTTTTGAGAACGCCAAACTGCTGGGGGTTCCCGTCATTCCCACGGTTTTTCTTTTAAAATCCGTGGGCATCGCCCGGTACATGGCCAATTACGAGCCGGGCGCCCATATTTCAGAAGACATGATCCGGCGCATTCGAAAGGCCCCGGACCGGGAGCAGGAATGCCTCAAGATCGCCGGCGAGACCATCGCCGCCTTAAGGGACGTGGCCCAGGGCGTCAAGATTCAGACGCTTGGATGGGAAAGCCATCTGCCCGCCATCCTTCGCTGGGCGGGAATTTAG
- a CDS encoding Methylenetetrahydrofolate reductase, with the protein MKTESVLEKVLASGELAVTSECGPPRGARPDVVKAKAEMLRGYVDAVNVTDNQTAMVRMSSLSACVIIREMGMDPVLQMVSRDRNRLAMQSDIIGAYAHGIHAMLCLSGDHTHFGDHPMAANVHDLDSIQSLQMVKKMRDEGKFNGGADIDGPPKMFIGAAANPFADPFELRVARLAKKVKAGADFIQTQCVYNLDKFETWMQGVRDRGLHEKVAIMPGITPMKTVGMARYMKNRVPGMDVPDELVDRMAKTPKEKQADEGIKIAVESIERLKEVEGVSGFHIMAIEWEEKVPEIVEKAGLFPRPEV; encoded by the coding sequence ATGAAGACCGAAAGCGTTCTGGAAAAAGTTTTGGCGTCGGGAGAACTGGCGGTGACCTCCGAGTGCGGTCCCCCCAGGGGCGCCCGTCCCGATGTGGTCAAGGCCAAGGCCGAGATGCTCAGGGGATATGTGGACGCCGTCAATGTCACGGACAACCAGACGGCCATGGTCCGCATGTCCAGCCTGTCCGCCTGCGTCATCATCCGGGAGATGGGAATGGATCCCGTTCTCCAGATGGTGTCGCGGGACCGGAACCGACTGGCCATGCAAAGCGACATCATCGGGGCCTATGCCCACGGCATTCACGCCATGCTGTGCCTGTCCGGGGACCACACCCATTTCGGGGACCATCCCATGGCGGCCAATGTGCACGATCTGGACTCCATTCAGTCTCTCCAGATGGTGAAAAAAATGCGGGACGAGGGCAAGTTCAACGGCGGCGCGGACATTGACGGCCCGCCCAAAATGTTCATCGGGGCCGCCGCCAACCCCTTCGCCGACCCCTTTGAGCTTCGGGTGGCCCGGCTGGCCAAAAAAGTGAAGGCCGGCGCGGATTTTATCCAGACCCAGTGCGTGTACAATCTGGATAAATTCGAGACGTGGATGCAGGGGGTCCGGGACCGGGGCCTGCATGAAAAGGTCGCCATCATGCCCGGCATCACCCCCATGAAAACGGTGGGCATGGCCCGGTACATGAAAAACCGGGTGCCGGGCATGGACGTCCCGGACGAGCTGGTGGACAGAATGGCCAAAACCCCCAAGGAGAAGCAGGCCGATGAGGGGATTAAAATCGCGGTGGAATCCATTGAGCGTTTAAAGGAAGTGGAGGGCGTGTCGGGTTTCCACATCATGGCCATTGAATGGGAGGAAAAAGTCCCTGAAATCGTGGAAAAAGCCGGGCTTTTCCCCCGGCCGGAAGTGTGA
- a CDS encoding Histidine kinase has protein sequence MSRKNKRGDSPHESKEKNDMTDKRLILVVDDDPDLVESVSMKLESEDFGVEKAYDGEEAWEKIKANRPDLVLLDVMMPKKNGYELCDEIKNDPKYKDTPVVLLTAVGDAVTSTHYTHTDGKTNMADDFIPKPIDLGRLMEIIRENLE, from the coding sequence TTGAGCCGGAAAAACAAGCGGGGCGACAGCCCCCATGAATCAAAGGAGAAAAACGACATGACGGATAAACGATTGATTTTGGTGGTGGACGACGATCCCGATCTGGTGGAGTCGGTCTCGATGAAGCTGGAAAGCGAGGATTTCGGGGTGGAAAAGGCCTATGACGGCGAGGAGGCGTGGGAAAAAATCAAGGCGAACCGGCCTGATCTGGTTCTTCTGGATGTCATGATGCCCAAAAAAAACGGCTATGAGCTGTGTGACGAGATCAAAAATGACCCCAAATACAAGGACACGCCCGTGGTTCTTCTCACGGCGGTGGGAGACGCCGTGACCTCCACCCACTACACCCACACGGACGGCAAAACCAACATGGCCGACGATTTCATCCCCAAGCCCATTGATCTGGGCCGCCTGATGGAAATCATCCGCGAAAACCTGGAATAG
- a CDS encoding conserved hypothetical protein (Evidence 4 : Unknown function but conserved in other organisms) — protein sequence MITAERKPMEEIMGYIGHCRRVLLVGCNECVTVCAAGGKKEVGILSSALQIAFMKAGDTLDIREETLERQCDPEYVEELVPLAGDVDAILSMACGCGVQEVASRFPETPVFPALNTQFMGASERQGVWAERCQGCGDCLIGLTGGICPIARCAKRIMNGPCGGSTNGKCEIDPEVDCAWHLIWHRLKALGLEDRYETIIEGKNWKSSRHGGPRKIIRKDLAQ from the coding sequence ATGATCACAGCAGAAAGAAAACCAATGGAAGAGATCATGGGATACATCGGCCATTGCAGACGCGTTCTTCTGGTGGGCTGCAATGAGTGCGTGACGGTGTGCGCCGCCGGGGGAAAGAAGGAGGTGGGGATTTTGTCCTCCGCGCTTCAGATCGCCTTTATGAAAGCCGGCGACACCCTGGACATCCGGGAGGAGACCCTGGAAAGACAGTGCGATCCCGAATATGTGGAGGAGCTGGTCCCCCTGGCCGGGGATGTGGACGCCATTTTGTCCATGGCCTGCGGCTGCGGGGTTCAGGAGGTGGCCAGTCGGTTTCCCGAAACCCCGGTGTTTCCCGCCCTGAACACCCAGTTCATGGGCGCCTCGGAGCGCCAGGGGGTGTGGGCCGAGCGTTGCCAGGGCTGCGGCGACTGCCTCATCGGCCTCACCGGCGGGATTTGTCCCATCGCCCGGTGCGCCAAGCGCATCATGAACGGGCCGTGCGGGGGCTCCACCAACGGAAAATGCGAAATCGACCCGGAAGTGGACTGCGCCTGGCACCTGATCTGGCATCGCCTCAAGGCCCTGGGCCTGGAGGACCGCTACGAAACCATCATTGAAGGAAAGAACTGGAAGTCCAGCCGGCATGGCGGGCCCCGAAAAATCATAAGAAAGGATTTGGCGCAATGA
- a CDS encoding conserved hypothetical protein (Evidence 4 : Unknown function but conserved in other organisms): MAIEKIHIRGARLESEAVRFDCPDPDPSAPGLCLFLDILKERRIPIRSLSRSASGGPCFSHLCFSEKDEEAARAAAARPELKGRVKMAGRAGILSLFPHRGRLEILGAFVSALERAGAAPLFMSSSLASLTWGFHVHEMEAAVGAVRECFDAPAIGPPEGGMETEAVYMEPRIRIYGAREARRLSLFEMGMASGPGPCLSELGEMGADFEMAFIQSLPGREPRLFVFLKERWAREARRRMEGRGAGDFSGLSESASGADLLFFHGPHFKDRHGVAQAAFDVLKKSGVRLLAGSCSESTLYAAMPGGGLEKALPAVAASFEAPK, encoded by the coding sequence ATGGCCATTGAGAAAATTCATATTCGCGGCGCGAGGCTGGAGTCTGAGGCCGTCCGTTTTGACTGTCCGGACCCGGACCCCTCGGCGCCGGGGCTTTGTCTTTTCCTGGATATTTTAAAGGAGAGGCGAATCCCCATCCGCTCTCTTTCGAGATCAGCGTCGGGCGGGCCGTGCTTTTCCCATTTATGCTTTTCGGAAAAAGACGAAGAGGCGGCGCGCGCCGCGGCGGCCCGTCCGGAGTTGAAGGGCCGGGTCAAAATGGCGGGCCGGGCGGGCATTCTGTCCCTTTTTCCCCACCGGGGCCGCCTTGAGATCCTGGGGGCCTTTGTGTCGGCCCTGGAACGGGCCGGGGCCGCGCCGCTTTTCATGTCGTCTTCCCTGGCATCTCTCACATGGGGTTTTCATGTCCATGAGATGGAGGCGGCCGTGGGCGCCGTCCGGGAATGTTTCGACGCCCCGGCCATCGGGCCGCCGGAGGGGGGCATGGAGACCGAGGCCGTTTACATGGAGCCCCGGATTCGGATTTACGGGGCGCGCGAGGCCAGGCGCCTGTCTTTGTTTGAGATGGGCATGGCGTCCGGGCCGGGCCCATGTCTGTCCGAACTTGGGGAGATGGGCGCGGATTTTGAAATGGCTTTTATCCAGTCTCTCCCGGGCCGGGAGCCCCGCCTGTTTGTTTTTTTGAAAGAGCGATGGGCCCGCGAGGCGCGGCGCCGGATGGAGGGGCGCGGCGCCGGGGATTTCAGCGGCCTTTCAGAATCGGCGTCCGGCGCGGACCTGCTGTTTTTTCACGGGCCCCATTTCAAAGACCGGCACGGCGTGGCCCAGGCGGCCTTTGACGTGTTGAAAAAATCCGGCGTTCGCCTGCTGGCCGGCTCGTGCTCGGAGTCCACCCTTTACGCGGCCATGCCCGGGGGGGGGCTTGAAAAAGCCCTTCCCGCCGTC
- the mvhD gene encoding F420-non-reducing hydrogenase iron-sulfur subunit D → MKSFEPVIVAFCCNYCAYTAADMAGSMKLAYPANIKIVRVPCAGRVDVKHILQAFLKGADGVYVAGCLEGDCHFKNGNARAGSRVKLAKKILSEIGVEEDRVKMIAMSAGMGERFARTAADITEEIRLLGPNFKSV, encoded by the coding sequence ATGAAATCATTTGAACCTGTGATTGTGGCGTTTTGCTGCAATTATTGCGCCTACACGGCGGCGGACATGGCGGGCAGCATGAAGCTGGCCTATCCGGCGAACATCAAAATCGTCAGAGTGCCCTGCGCCGGCAGGGTGGATGTGAAACATATTTTGCAGGCGTTTCTCAAAGGCGCGGACGGCGTGTATGTGGCCGGGTGCCTGGAGGGAGACTGCCATTTTAAAAATGGAAACGCAAGGGCCGGGAGCCGGGTGAAACTGGCGAAAAAGATTCTAAGCGAGATCGGAGTGGAAGAGGACCGCGTGAAAATGATCGCCATGTCGGCGGGCATGGGCGAGCGATTCGCCCGGACCGCCGCCGATATCACGGAAGAAATTCGCCTTCTCGGCCCGAATTTCAAATCCGTGTGA
- a CDS encoding Dinitrogenase iron-molybdenum cofactor biosynthesis protein, translating to MKKGRIAIPSNGEGGLDGTRSGHFGHCDVFTFVDVEDGRIKSVSTVENGGHVQGGCMVPVNLLAGHDVSALIVGGIGMRPLAGFRQVGIEVYHDDQRPDIRPVVEDLIAGKLAMITDDQVCGGGGGRME from the coding sequence ATGAAAAAAGGAAGAATCGCCATTCCGTCAAACGGAGAAGGCGGGCTGGACGGAACACGATCGGGCCACTTCGGACATTGCGATGTCTTTACCTTTGTGGATGTGGAGGACGGGCGGATTAAGAGCGTCTCCACTGTCGAAAACGGCGGGCACGTCCAGGGGGGATGCATGGTTCCGGTGAACCTCCTGGCCGGACACGACGTGAGCGCGCTCATCGTGGGCGGCATCGGCATGCGTCCCCTCGCGGGATTCAGGCAGGTGGGAATCGAGGTGTATCACGACGATCAGAGACCCGATATCAGGCCTGTGGTGGAGGATCTCATCGCGGGAAAACTGGCTATGATCACGGACGACCAGGTATGCGGCGGCGGAGGCGGCCGCATGGAGTAG
- a CDS encoding Dinitrogenase iron-molybdenum cofactor biosynthesis protein — MKIAITSTGTDIDSPMDPRFGRAAHILIVDTFTQSVEALDNSENVNAFKGAGIQAAARLSEKKAEALLTGFCGPNAFKTLEAAGVKVAVDITGTVRDALEAFNEGRVSFSDSPNSSGGGA, encoded by the coding sequence ATGAAGATCGCCATCACATCAACCGGAACGGATATCGACTCGCCCATGGACCCCCGGTTCGGACGGGCGGCCCACATCCTGATCGTGGACACATTCACCCAGTCCGTGGAGGCGCTGGACAATTCGGAAAACGTCAACGCTTTCAAGGGCGCCGGCATACAGGCGGCGGCCCGGCTGAGCGAAAAAAAGGCCGAGGCCCTTTTGACGGGGTTTTGCGGCCCCAACGCCTTTAAGACCCTGGAAGCCGCGGGCGTCAAGGTGGCGGTGGACATCACCGGGACCGTCCGGGACGCCCTGGAGGCCTTTAACGAGGGCCGGGTGTCTTTTTCTGACTCACCCAACTCCTCCGGGGGAGGGGCGTAA
- a CDS encoding Iron-sulfur cluster assembly scaffold protein: MSDQTFDFWRDHSLKYLEMAHDTRRIERPEHADGHGSRTGECGDTIEMFLEVSRGKISRVSFDARGCLNTRACANMAASLAEGRRAPDAWSITSEQVAGELETLPADHIHCAELAVGALYLALSDYEKKTAPSPSGGQEEPNLNKKGTE; encoded by the coding sequence ATGAGCGATCAGACATTTGACTTCTGGCGGGACCATTCCCTGAAGTATCTTGAAATGGCCCATGACACCCGGCGGATCGAGCGTCCGGAGCATGCGGACGGACACGGCTCCCGCACCGGGGAGTGCGGCGACACCATTGAGATGTTTCTGGAGGTTTCAAGAGGAAAAATCAGCCGGGTGTCCTTTGACGCCCGGGGATGCCTGAACACCCGGGCGTGCGCGAACATGGCCGCTTCCCTGGCCGAGGGCCGCCGGGCGCCCGACGCCTGGTCCATCACCTCCGAGCAGGTGGCCGGGGAGCTGGAAACCCTTCCGGCGGATCACATTCACTGCGCCGAGCTGGCCGTGGGGGCCCTTTACCTGGCTTTGTCCGATTATGAAAAAAAGACCGCGCCCTCCCCATCGGGGGGCCAAGAGGAACCGAATTTGAACAAAAAGGGGACTGAATGA